ctacttcattttattaaaatacatagagTACCTATAGTAGTATCTTTTAGCTATGAATGATAATTTTCCACCGTTTTTAGTTTAAGAGTTATGACATCATTGATATCAGAGAAAGTTTTAGGAAGATGTTCTCCTATATTCCCCTTTATTTTTCGATAGTATTTTGAAAGTTCCCTTTATAATCGCTGTGTTCATATTGGCCAGAGACCCGACTCCAGTGGTGACCCCCCTGACTCCGGTCCGCTGGCGTCCGTCGCGGCGCCACAACCCCACGGCGCTGGTCATCGACTCGCGCATCTCCACCGGCCCGCTGTGGGAGGAGGCCTCCGTGCGCCTGTGGAACGACACCTACAACAAGTACCGGAGGAAACACTACGGGGCGCAGCAGTACACGCCGTACCAGTACATCAATGTTAGGAGCTAAACAACAAGTGCCTTATGTCTATGATAATTTGTACTATTTGGTGATTCAAGAGACATTTGTGGGATGCTTCCAGGGGGCTGCTGAAATATCTTAGAGTTATAGCAGTTGTAGAAGCACGGGGTAAAGTGGTGTGTCTCCTCCACGTCTGCCAAAAATTACTTTAGGAGATGGCAGTACGCACTCAGAAcgtgacaaaatattatattgatcaATTTAGAATATTCTAAAATTGTGcctattatttttccttattggACTGGACTGGTTATAAACTAATTTTCTTTAGATTAACTTTTAGTATATCTTGGGCAGGTTATGTGAGATGCATACATAGAGAGATTGGACTGAATGATGGTAAACATCAGTCGAAACAAAATCGAAGTATATTAATTTCTAtcctgtttttcttttctaaaacaTTGATTGAAAGTGTACAATGAATGCGAATTTGTCACATTAAGTGACATCTTATCTATTTTCAGATACTTCACTTATATTttgcttaatatttattatgagtGATTTATCTATTCGacgctttattttatttttattagattatacAATTAGATGATAAGTTCTGTAGTTTATTGTTCTTTAGAAGCGCAATTATTTAGCAAttcattatttctttcttatctATGTTTACCTACCGAAAGCACTTGGATGCaaaacgactgatatatttccAAAGAATAAAGAACATCGGGAACACTTTGataatttatctgtatttaaaaattgtaagaaatattGTATCATGTATTCTGAATTAGTTCTGTCTGAActataaatgtataaacaaattCTCCGTTAAGGCTCAATAGGTTTAGTGTAAGCGGTGATGTGACTCTAGTCTAAACTAGTTGATCTGTAGACTAGCGGGCTGaggcaataataaaataaggtgGTGAATCCTGAACATGTGATAATATACCGGTTTACCgtgtaacattattattgtgattttgAGCGTGATATTAAaccaataaattaagttttaagtttaattgccgatttgttttttttttaaacaacgaATCTTGTCCTGTATCCTATGTTtgaaaaaatgctaaaaaacatttattgaccCCAAGTTGTTTCTAATCTACAAAAGAAGTAAAACAATATCcataaaatattgcaatgtCTTGAATAAGCcactattattaattaggtCAACCTGCATACAACTGTAAGGACAACAGAAACAGTCTTAATCTCAGGAAGAATGAATTAATTGATGGTGACCAGTGGCCGCTAGAGTAGCGCCTGTTGTAACAGTGGATGacagagacgtcgctctacgcTATGAGTGCGTTCTCTCGCTCACCTGCAGCAATCACACTGTGGTGTGGTGTTAGTCCTCAGGTCGAACTTTCCCCATTACCTGGTGACGCAGCCGCGGGAGTGCGCGCTGCCGCTACATCTTCAGATTTATGTTTATTGCTCATTTTAAATTGTTCCCAACAACAACTTATCTCTACTATTCTCCACAGCACTCCCAAAGCGACGATCACGATTtcgtaaaacttaaaattttaagtctGTTGTTCGTCAGTTTGTCTTCTCAGTTCGGTTGCATTTTATTACACTCGCTATTGGTAGAATGTTTTACTAAGTAACCATTTTTAGTACTGAACTTCTTTTAATGGTGTTTCAGATACTTAAATGTTTGAAGCACAGTTTACAATTACAACCGAAATTGTTTGAGTATTTTGTAGTTAAATTGTGTGGTAACTGAGAGAGTGGGCGTACCTCCTTCGCCAGTACTACATAGTAGTGCTTTATAGCCATTAGATACAAGGAACAAAAGATGTATATCATGTGTGTGCTACGTTGACCAACAATAGGTCGCCTTTGTACTGAACTTCTTGTTCGTATCAAATTCAATGACATCTTGACATCCAAAGCAAGAGAAACTTAGCAAAGCAGTCGTTCGTAGCAAATTGTATCGGATATTCGTAGCAAATTGGTTATTTGCAGCAACATGGTCATTCGTAGTCAGAAAGAAATTCGTAGTAATGGTGATATTAGTAACGAAACGAAGGTTGATAGCAGTTGTAGAGCGATATTCACAATATGAAGACTAACCGAGGAACGGTTATTTGTAGCAAATTGCATATTCGTAGCAAATCCGAAGTTTCATGCACTTGTGTTCACATATTGTGAACAAAGCAGGCATTTGTAGCAAATCACATGCTGGGAGAAATTTTCATAGGTTgttcgtaaaaaaaattgtaattcgTAGTAATGATGATGTTCGTAGCAATTTGATATTCGTTGTAAACGAGCATATTCAGTAAGACACACTCTTCCATGtgactaaaataattatcattttttattagatcgaattttatcaaataacataaatagCTAAACATTTTAACCATACACAtattaaatacaacattttttcaaattttacaaTTGGTAGCAGATACCCATCATGCTCGGGTCGGCCTTGACGGGTGTAATCCGGTGCTACTAATCCAGGAAAAACAAGTGAATAAATTCAATAATCATAGTATCCGTGTTACTGAGGCGACGTgatatttcaatacattataAGATCAAACAATCTAAGGTCAGAGTGTGCGGAGTTCGGCCCGAGTCCCGACATTGGCTCAATTAGAACCACGGACCCTATACAAATATCTGAGGGTCAGCCCTATTACGCTGCATCGGATCCCGAGCTATTTGCTTTTCATTAAATCATGATTGTAGAACAAGGATAGGGTAGAGCGGCCGCTGTGTGGATTTTTGTCGTGCTCTCAAAGATATGCCTTTGTTATAGGCCGAGGTCTTTTATTTGGAGAAAatcttattaaacatttttaagtgaatttttttatgtaaatatagtatatacaattaattttaagattctACTGCAAATTCTAAAATGTGATCATATtgaaaaattttaatctttttgcTTACTCAAATGGTAACAGCATAGCCTAAGTAATGTTAACGCTTTTATATGGACACTGCTGTACGTCCCTCTACCGCCAGGAGGTATATCATAAACTTTGATAGCTGAGTTTTTATAGTCTTAAAAACTCTTAATGAAATAACTGAACCCAGCGATAATTTTTGTCCTTAAACCCACtctgcgtaaaaaataaatttcaatttccaCTGTCTTAAATCTTTACTGCGTTAcgtttgacaaataaaatatatcatccAATCATGAAAATAATCAGTTAAACACAAGTTCTGTCTACATGTTCATAAGTGTTGGTTGGCAGGCGTCAGCAGTAGGGTTGGCAGCATTTACACTGGCCGGCAAACAGGGCAGCACTAACACGCAATTTGCGGGCCGCGGCAGACACGCATTACCGAGATGAGCGGATGAGTGGGTGAGAGGGATAGCGATCAAGGAGCTCATACAAGTTATATCACACTTTGTTATGAGGCACAGTTGTCTTGAATCAAAAGAAATCGAATATACTTCTTATTAAACGAACATTTTataattctagaaaaaaaaacgaacattcgtagatcacacaaatgcttaccctacgcggggatcaaacccccATACATCTAAGAAATAAGAACTAGTTATAAGAAGGTATCATTGTCAATTAGTTTCtcatttttcaaagtttaaatagGTTTGAAAAGACatattccattcaaatttaactAGTACCTATTGCTGATCCTTGAGAAACTCATTCGCTTCAAACagacaagtattttaataataataaataaataataaatgcgcacaacatcacatacattgttctgaacccaaagtaagttgctgaagcacttgtgtatggaattcagatacaacaaaggtaccacaaacacccagacccgagacaatgtagaaatgtgaatttttacattgacccgaccggggatcgaacccgggacctcagagctagcgacaccttgaaaccggtgcatacgccactcgaccacggaggtcgtcattattatagttttatttttattatttattacattacagtattatattttaatatttgatgtatTCATACAAATGCtacattaaagaaaaatcaatCTCATTTTATTCCACTCTATTTTCGATTTTAATCATtgtttacaaaacttaaaagtaatcgttatcttttgaaataaaatgtttattttgtacccGAACCTTTTTGATGCTGGTCAATACCTGATTTATTAATTCctttaaaacaattgtagtttatttttaaataccatttgcttttaatattcaGCGGCTGTACTtgtactttataataattatacacaCCTCATAATAATCGAAACCACGACCAATATTTCAGTCATGAAAGATCAAATGTAAGTCAAAAAGTACAATGTTCCTGAGCTTACCTCAggctttaaagtaaataaaaagatcCCTCGTAAACCCATCCTTCAGCGCTCAACACTGTAATACATTGATATAGGTAGTTACGTCACTATGGTACCTAGGTACATAGGTTTCATTTCTCACGACGCCTTAAGTCTGAGTGTTTGTGCATTAAGATTCTCTCTCAAACATGACTTACCGGCGATAAAAGGGAATTCTAAAACAGCAAcatctttgttttaaaagaaatagcTTCAATAAGACTTTCATCTATTTCGTTATAAGCTGTGAACGTGGAAATAGACTCAATTTCAAACCTATGTTTCCTATTTAGCATACGTTTAACGTTTTTTCAGTATCGCTATTTTTATTCGCGGTTGAGAAATTCCTTAGATGTTGTGTGTACTATCGTGCGACCAAACAGATGaaatttcaaagtaaaattagaATTAAGACGACTTCTTCAAAACTTCTAGTTATCCCGTATTCTAGGAAAAGTTTGAGACATTCTGAAGAACCTTGAGGCGAGTGGTGTCGGTCGTCGAACTGAAACCTTCAAGTGATATTTAGTCTGGTGAGATACATTATGAATGTGTTTGATTTCGTCTGAGATGTACAACACACAAATAACTTTATTGTGGTTGAATATGAGAAGGCAATTTAGTTAGTTGCGGTTCAGTCATCTGCCGCACATGACATTACAGAGGACGGCCGGGGTTCAATGCTTGCTGTGATAACGCTCATAAATACAGCATTATTATTTCAAGTTCAGTCATCCtatgaatttgtatttaaatattttaagacttatTAGGATTTTAAGAAAActgatataattttttatagctttaccggacagttttatttacattacacaaaattaataaaaccgttatatcaatttatgttatttatagttCTACATGGCACAAGTAACCAACACTACAATtcaatattaagtttaaaactgAAATGTGAATAATATTAGAGGGTTTGTTATCACTCTCGCGGCGCGGGACCCTACCGCGATGTGCCTCGCAACTGTCTGCCTGTCAGTCACACAGTCAGGtctttttgatgttttgtaCGAAGTTTATTCAAGCTTTCTATAATACGTATGGAAGCTACAGCTTTTTGACGGTAAATGGCGCTACACTGCCTACACCTCTAGGTACAGTCGGCTGCAGTTAATGAACATGACTGTACCAAGCCTTGTCACTGCTAAGCTTGGGTTTATTCTAAGACAATGATGATGGAGCACAAACGGGCAACGCGTTaacataattgaaataaattgttatttagaaGGACAAAAATCAATACTATTATGCAAGATGGTCACTATTTCCCTGAATCTAAGTTTGTACGCTTTGATCCTTCATGAATTATGGACAGGTGACTTCTCATAATTTAAAGAGACAGATATAAAAAAGATGTTAATTGCATTTGCATTGTATTCGTTGGTCAAATGCATTCGTAAtcacaacaatttatttaatattttggtacATTAATTTTGTCTctcattatttaacaataagGCGGTTTCACTCCCTCTCCTACTCGTGTGTACGTACTTGTCACAGCTCAGCTCTCGGCGGCCGGCTGCCATAACTAACGCTGATCAAGTTTACACCATCCTCCGGTCGTGCTAACACAAATTCTTGCAACACCACGTCACCACACTCCtctaacttaaattaaaaatttccaaGTAGCTATGTACTTGCATGAAGTTAGGTGATTACATTTGGGGTAAGTCCCCGCCATAAGGGCAGAGCTGGCAACACACGGCGGTGACACACTTCAGTAATTACTGAAGTAGACACCATTATTGTAAGAAATTCTCAAGTTGTTGGTGAAGTAAACTCATAAAAGTTCATCGCTTACCTACTTAATGTAAACAAATCCAAGATATAGTAATTAATGATTCAAATTAGTACTGGGGTATCATAAGTATCGGTATCATACATTGTAGACATTTCACTCTACAATAACtaagacattttattaaaatcgaaaataaactttgaataaaatgttattgataaaACTCCATTTTGCATGTAAAAAGCTTTTGAAAAATCTTAGAAATCTAAAGAACGAGTAATAGAATGTCTCGGGACGGCCCTCGTATACTTGGTAAAACACGAGAAACTCAATAAAgtctaatatattattgaattcTACATGTATAAGGTGATTACGATGGAAAAGTGAGCACAACTCGTGTTACCGTATTTTTTGCAGACAAAACCCATCGATATTAGCCTATGCTAATATGACTATTCAAAGCTCTCATAAAGCAGTAGGTAGCCGCACAAACTACTCAACCCTTATCTCAGCTAAGCACAATAAGAGCTATTTAACTCCGCTATAAACGGAGTAATCGCGAAGCATTCATATATAAAGCATAATTAAGTGCAAGTCGGTACCGACGGCCCGGCCGCGCTAATCCcggtaataaagaaaaatacccGGGAAGCGGCGGCTAATTGTTATAAACTGGGCAAACATGCAAATTGGACGAGGAAAGGACTTCCTCGGCGTTTTAATTCAAAAGTTATCTTGTTGGACCTCCAGaccggcggcgcggcggctcTCGGACCCGCAACTCCGTCTGCGAAACGCgccttatttttttagttcgaAGCAAGGAATCAATTTAGCGAGCGCctgaatttgttttgattgattaaacaacaatttagtTGAGAGGCCGGCCGGAgcgccccccccccccggccgCCCCGCCCGCCTGCGGCCGGTGCTACTGCTACTATTGACGATATTGTAAACTTCGGAATGAAATTCCCAAGAAGCTAAATGTTTTAGGAATCCCTCAAAACTTTATTAACTTCAGCTGATAGCTGATCTATATCTACTTGTGATTTTATCTTAACTCTAACATccttttcttgtattttttatgctgtAAATAGGAGAggtttttgaagaaaataaaatttacacattATCGTGTTggtttatttaagaaaatcgCGACGTTAAAACCAGGCCGGTGTGAAGCGACTTTACTGCATTCAGAGAGAGACGACCTCTCTTTATTATATGGCCATTCATATTTAATGCTCGTACTATTATTGTGCGCGACTTTTCATTCGTTAAAAAcctattttcatttcaagttGAGTAAAGAAGGCGCTTCTTTGAAACCTGTCTCGTGTTAAGTCTGAAAAGTTTCGTCCAAATTGTTTTGGAACTCAAATAAAGATGTTTTTCACAATTTATGtagaatgcaaaaaaatatatatttaataatggaaTGGTTTTACTTCATTATTAGTCTCATTTATTTCGTTGATTATGTATTTGATTGTTACTTAAAAACTGCTAATTATTTATCATGTGCTatcatttttatgatttaaagaCAGTTTAAATGAGTTTCAAAACATAATGTTTAAGTACCTTAAAACTCCATAAACTATACTAACGACTGATGGCTCTATGTTGCACCTCGGCATAGTTTATTCTTCGACAAACAAAAGACGGTATGGAGTCGTTGTCCACCACACGAAGGAAAGTGTTTAGAAACTAAGGATGACCTTATACGATTAACGTAATCAAATTCTCGAGAAGATCTTACCAAAGGTATGAAATTGTTGAGTGAAGTTGAAGTGCTTGCGAAATGACTCTCGGGAAAAAGAGAATAGTCACACTTGCCACCATCAGCAGAGCCTACAACAGTTTGCGATCAGTTCGCAAACATTACGGCGGCTTGCGCAAGAGCATCGGCAGTTGGCACACCGCGCCGCCTGAGATCGCGGACTTTCGCTATCAGTGCACACCAGACCGCGACACACACAGCATCTCAGCTCTAACTTCCGATGCACTTGGTCTGTGAACTTGAAGACGTAGACCTAGACCAGTTTACTGTCTCCAATATCAATTGGACTTACACCAAGTGATTTTTTAGTGACTCAAATTGTATTAATCTAGTGCGGTAAGGGTCAAACAGTTCTGTagtggtaaaataaaatgtcctGGTTAGTAAGCAATAAGCTCTAGAAACAAATGCAGGACAACGCAACATTCCAAAGGACAAATATAAAGTACGCGTAGGATAGGGCCATTGCtcttaatatgtatttgtacCTGTAAGGATAATCTCTAGGTTTATAAACTAGTAAAACCCGATGGCGTTATAATGTGATGGTCTTGTCGTGAATCCCAGTCCTGGGAGCAGTTCGCGAGGGACCATGAAGTGCGCGAAGTTGCTAGTGTTGTTGTGGTGCGCGCAGTGCGTGCGGAGCCTGTTCGTGCGCACGCCGGTCGTGCAGGTGAGCCAGGGCGCGCTGCGGGGGCGGCGAGGGCTCTCCGGACAGAACCGGTACTATGGGATCCCGTATGCCGTCAGCGAGAGGTTCCAAGTAATGACTCCGAATGTAATCTACAGATTGCTTTATGAAAAGGAATagataactttttgtttttataagagATCAAGTTTAGACAAAAACGTTTAGTTTCACAGGTTTTTAGGCAACCCCCACTTAAACATATTATAGCTGAAACCATGACCACTGATATAGCCGTGGATGACAAAGTCAGTAATACACTAAACAGCACAAAATATGATCAAATAATCCAAGCAATAATTATTCTAGTAAAGTAAAAGTGGCAAGTCATCATGTTCTACAAAAGTAATTTACCAATATGTTTCACATTTCTGTATCCAATTGCTAGAGAACGAGTCCATTAGGTAGATAATAGTCTATTTCAAGACAAGCAAAAAACATTGCATCATAAATCATTACATTTCACTGCGACAACGTGAAGTCtcttacataataaatttacttttatcaatACTTAAAGGAACTTTTTTCATCTATTATTTTCTCATTAGTTATCTAAAGTGTAGAAAATGTAATGCACAGCGGCCGCGGCACGCCAAACTTAATAAACCGGGAGTTCAGCCACAGTCTCACACCCATATCTCAACCTTATTGAAGCTGGTTCCACCTTGTTAGATACGAAAACTAAGTCCGCAGCTTAAATATACTTCACATCTGCTAACGTATATACTTATACgtattaagtatttaaacacaattttcattattacaaaCTCTCTTTCAGCCACCAAAGCCACCGAGAAAATGGAATGGAATATTTGAAGCGGTGTCGCGGTTTGATTCCTGTGCACAAGCATTTGCCATATTTAAATTAGGGTCAGAAAACTGCCTCGTACTCGACGTGTACACCCCAGGACAAGCAATAAGAGGCCAGAAGCTACCTGTTCTAGTGTTCTTCCATGGCGGGGCGTACTACTATGGAAGTAAATGGCACTATGACCCTGAATTTCTAGTCAAGAAGAACGTAATAGTCGCCACAGTCAATTATAGAGTAGGTGCGCTGGGATTCTTATGCTTAAACAACGTCGCAAACCTCGGACTAAAAGACCAAGTAGCGGCCCTTAAATGGATAAAAAAGAACATAGCGGCGTTCGGCGGAGACCCCGACAACGTGACGGTGTCGGGGCACAGCGCCGGCAGTACCGCCGCCGGGATGCACCTGCTGTCCAGACAGAGCGCGGGGCTGTTCCACAAGGCCATCCTCATGAGCGGCGTGTTCCTCTCGCCCTGGGCCTTTAACTGCGACCCCCTGACGCCGGCGGTGGAGGACGCCGCCAAAATATCAACAGTGAGGAGCGACGTCGATGTTTACAACACATTCATGAACACATCAGTAAATGATATCCTGACCGCAACACTCGGTACTTCCATAGATcccaaatattttaagtattctcCCTGTATGGACAGGAATTTCACGGATCCTTTCTTCCACGACACGCCATACAATGTTATCACTTCGGGAGACTTCAATAAGGTCCCGATGATCGTGGGTTTCACGGATTTGGAAGGATTCCTATTCTACGCCCTCAATAACCAAAGAACGTTAGAATATTTAGACAATAATTTCGCAGACAGCCTGCCGTCGGTATTTTCGTGGTGTTCTAAGAAAGATAAAAGAATAATAGCCGACAAAATTCGTTCGCATTACTTTGGAAAACAAAGGATCAGTAGTAAGGCTACGATCAAAGGAGCCGTTGACTTTTATTCGGATTGGATAGCGTACGCCTCGGTGGACGCGTTCTCCAGGCTGATGGCGAAGTATTCCGGCCAGCCCGTGTACAACTACATGTTCTCGTACGAGGGAGGACGGAACTACGCTAAGGCCGTGTTCAACCGCGGCATCGAAATGAAAGGAGTTTTACATTCCGACGACATTTTCTACTTGTTCAAACCGGGTGGCTTCACTCTCAGACTGAGTGACCCAGACAAGCTGCTCATTGAGAGATACACCACTATGTTGACTAACTTTATGAAGTTCGGGTAAGTTCCATACATCACTTACATTTATCTCTTAATGCTGCGATGAGTAACATTTTGTAACATCTTTAAAGCTCTCGCCTTCCTTGACTCATTATACAATGTACTTCGCACACAACGCACTTAGCTAATAAACATTTCCACAtggtttaacaaaaaatatgattcaaaACGATTGGAATCACACTGTGAAAAAATGTATACCTAAAATAAGTAAACTTTTCAAAGGGCTTGCCTGGTTGTAAGTAATCAATATTAAAGGAagttaaaattgtgtttttaaaagcCTTTCCTTGcgtaaagattttattatgcAAGGTAACAATGTTTCCATATTATATTTCTAAGTGCGGACATAAAAAGTCTTCGCATTAAATACATAGGCATATTACACCATCGAATGCACATTATTCAGCTTTCAGCAACGATGGTAAGTATTCAACATTTATGGGACTGTAATGGATATGTTGCCTATATTCGGTATTTTTAACGTTCGCAGTAAACATATTCACATGGTTTTATAGCATATCGTTAACACCTGTCTTTATGAGAACTTATGAAGACTTATTGTTGACTTCATTATTTAGTAAATCCCACACTTGTTATGTAGCCAAAGTAATTTACTTATATTAACCATCATTAACAGTTACACAGAATGAGACATTAATGTATTTAGACATAAACAGATATTGTTGAGGTCTTAATAGCTCATGGGTTATAAAATAAGTGTCTTGAGTAATACAAAATGCAGTATAATACATTATATATCTTGCATAGAGTAAGGCATATTACTCGAGTGTGTGTATAGCTACGGCGACCAGTCTGTGGCAGCCCTTATCACAACGGAGGCACTCTCGGTGTTTTCCTTCCATCTCTCAGAGACGGATGATGGCGACAACGTAAAGCataataaaacgtaaatataCGCAGTTACATGACGTTTACTTTACAGATTAAGCAACGCCCGGTAACATAGTGGCGGGAACACCGCACTATCCACTATGTGTGTAAACAAACTGCGTTTATATTACTACTGATTTGAGATCTTCTTGTTATCATAATAAAGAGCTGAGCATAATTCTGAGCTTAAGATAGGCTTTAAAACGAATGCGCTGCTAGATATGATCCAGCACACGTCGCTGCATTGacattatgtaataaataacttaatagaTATCATAAATATTCTTGAATAACATGTTAACTAGGTACCTCTGTAATAAAACATCTACACAGCTTACTTAGACACATAACAGACTTTACTTTTAAGAGTCTAGCcgggaaaaacaaaacataaaactcTTCATACCTTTGACTACGAAtagtacggatagccgagcggttgaggagGACACCTCGCCAAACcgactgagcgcgacgtgttgcgggttcgatccccgcgtaggacaagcatttgtatgatacacgaattcttgttctaagtctgggtggctttgtgcatg
This genomic stretch from Trichoplusia ni isolate ovarian cell line Hi5 chromosome 25, tn1, whole genome shotgun sequence harbors:
- the LOC113505406 gene encoding esterase FE4-like, which encodes MKCAKLLVLLWCAQCVRSLFVRTPVVQVSQGALRGRRGLSGQNRYYGIPYAVSERFQPPKPPRKWNGIFEAVSRFDSCAQAFAIFKLGSENCLVLDVYTPGQAIRGQKLPVLVFFHGGAYYYGSKWHYDPEFLVKKNVIVATVNYRVGALGFLCLNNVANLGLKDQVAALKWIKKNIAAFGGDPDNVTVSGHSAGSTAAGMHLLSRQSAGLFHKAILMSGVFLSPWAFNCDPLTPAVEDAAKISTVRSDVDVYNTFMNTSVNDILTATLGTSIDPKYFKYSPCMDRNFTDPFFHDTPYNVITSGDFNKVPMIVGFTDLEGFLFYALNNQRTLEYLDNNFADSLPSVFSWCSKKDKRIIADKIRSHYFGKQRISSKATIKGAVDFYSDWIAYASVDAFSRLMAKYSGQPVYNYMFSYEGGRNYAKAVFNRGIEMKGVLHSDDIFYLFKPGGFTLRLSDPDKLLIERYTTMLTNFMKFGDPTPVQTPWLPVRWAPTTAARAQVLHVDRRLSVSDMPASHRGQFLLQLLCRHGLSGYVPCQSEQQCNRD